One segment of Fimbriiglobus ruber DNA contains the following:
- a CDS encoding GTPase domain-containing protein — MADEEPTNLEEPTRSIIRGVLKGFWDWWTSDRRTSENHLEPTRGVLILGPGGTGKTTFARLMSGKIDWLDEFSGRYTESVELEQFTLLDDPDVEVVVAPGQQYRRASTWPELLRQVAAGDYRGLVLVNAYGYHTFSTPSYKYHRLFTGSKPDFLKAYFDDRRTDELRVLREVVPHLSICPKKIWVLSVVTKQDLWASQQQAVETHYQIGEYAAEIQTVAAALGAQRFRHEIVFLSLVLRNLETLANEPLQSTEAGYDMRRLTNSIQNMSQIVEGLKSWEEKQ, encoded by the coding sequence ATGGCAGATGAAGAACCAACGAACTTGGAGGAGCCTACCCGAAGTATCATTCGCGGCGTTCTCAAAGGCTTTTGGGATTGGTGGACCAGCGACCGGCGCACCTCCGAAAATCATCTTGAGCCGACCCGCGGAGTACTGATCCTCGGCCCCGGGGGAACCGGGAAGACGACCTTCGCACGTCTCATGTCCGGTAAGATTGACTGGCTCGACGAGTTCTCGGGCAGGTATACTGAGAGTGTTGAACTTGAACAGTTTACACTTTTGGACGATCCGGATGTTGAAGTCGTTGTTGCTCCGGGCCAGCAGTATCGTAGGGCTTCGACATGGCCTGAACTGTTGAGGCAGGTGGCCGCCGGCGACTACCGGGGACTCGTACTGGTGAACGCTTACGGTTACCATACTTTCAGTACACCGAGCTACAAATATCACCGGCTTTTCACGGGCTCAAAGCCGGACTTTTTGAAGGCGTATTTTGACGACCGGAGGACCGATGAGCTTCGAGTTTTGCGGGAAGTTGTTCCCCACCTCTCAATTTGTCCCAAGAAAATTTGGGTTCTTTCCGTCGTTACCAAACAAGACCTCTGGGCCAGCCAGCAGCAAGCGGTCGAGACCCATTACCAGATCGGGGAATACGCGGCAGAAATCCAGACCGTAGCCGCAGCTTTGGGAGCGCAGCGATTCCGTCATGAGATCGTGTTCCTGTCGCTCGTGTTGCGAAACTTGGAAACATTGGCGAACGAGCCGCTTCAATCGACCGAAGCTGGGTACGACATGCGACGATTGACAAACTCGATCCAGAACATGAGTCAAATTGTCGAAGGATTGAAGAGTTGGGAGGAGAAGCAGTGA
- a CDS encoding Bax inhibitor-1 family protein: MAHDLTYGEARADAAAQMVENARAAFIRRTYGHLTGAILAFVAAETALFATGSAQDFCQELFSTRYGMLFLMLAFMVGGYGARVVAHASLSPAVQYLCLGLYVALEVVIFLPMLYAADRFFPGQYVAVKAGIVTLSALAGLTIGVYMSGVNFSFLGPILWVLSFVALGAIVASAIFGFQLNILFSVAMVVLTAGFIVYTTSNVLHEYRADQHVAAALELFASVALMFWYVLRIFMSFGRND; the protein is encoded by the coding sequence ATGGCTCACGACCTGACTTACGGCGAAGCCCGCGCTGACGCCGCGGCCCAGATGGTCGAGAACGCGCGGGCCGCGTTCATCCGCCGCACCTACGGCCACCTCACCGGCGCTATCCTGGCGTTCGTCGCGGCCGAGACGGCCCTGTTCGCGACCGGATCGGCCCAGGATTTCTGCCAGGAGCTGTTCTCGACGCGATACGGCATGCTGTTCCTCATGCTCGCGTTCATGGTCGGCGGCTACGGAGCCCGAGTGGTCGCGCACGCGTCGCTGTCGCCGGCCGTCCAGTACCTCTGCCTGGGGCTCTACGTCGCCCTCGAAGTGGTCATCTTCCTGCCGATGCTTTACGCCGCGGATCGGTTCTTCCCGGGGCAATACGTGGCCGTGAAGGCCGGGATCGTGACACTCTCGGCCCTCGCCGGGTTGACGATCGGGGTGTACATGTCCGGGGTCAACTTCTCGTTCCTCGGACCGATCCTGTGGGTACTCTCGTTCGTCGCCCTCGGGGCGATCGTGGCGTCCGCCATCTTCGGGTTCCAGTTGAACATCCTGTTCTCGGTCGCGATGGTGGTCTTGACCGCCGGGTTCATCGTGTACACCACCTCGAACGTACTCCACGAATACCGCGCCGACCAGCACGTGGCTGCGGCCCTTGAGCTGTTCGCGTCGGTCGCCCTCATGTTCTGGTACGTCTTGCGGATCTTCATGTCCTTCGGCCGGAACGACTGA
- a CDS encoding Gfo/Idh/MocA family protein, protein MSERGNLSRRGFMRQSLAGMTAAGLPLWYARDVHGAEETARAAAAKPVAANGKLNFGWIGIGSAQSRAFGIYGTTKGFKQLAHVAACDVDARHVKRAQEEFKKNGHDAEAYHDFRKLTDRKDLDVVVVATPDHWHALVAIEALRKGKDVYCEKPLTLTIEESLALQKVVKETGKVLQTGSQQRSEMPQFRLAADVIRAGRIGKVKKIECRIGGNPTSGPIKAVEPPKELDWEFWLGPTAEVPYRLDGGKTNCHYEFRWWYEYSGGKMTDWGAHHLDIAQWCLGMDGDGPTGVEVIEAAAPYAKGDGYNCHPTFKVKYTYASGAEVIAMDGRGTKVKELYRADGKPLTKKVKKDGKVEEVELDGINGDENGVMVFGEKGTVFVNRGMVVASDAKILSEPLKDDPKLYPSRPTNHVGNFLECIKTREAPICSATVGGGSVIVCHLGVIALRTGKKFTWDPKAHTFTGDNADLGNKMIAREMRAPWKLEV, encoded by the coding sequence ATGAGCGAGCGCGGCAACCTTTCCCGCCGTGGGTTTATGCGACAATCGCTGGCCGGCATGACCGCGGCCGGCCTGCCCCTGTGGTACGCCCGGGACGTTCACGGGGCCGAGGAAACGGCCCGCGCGGCCGCGGCCAAGCCGGTCGCCGCCAACGGCAAGCTGAACTTCGGCTGGATCGGCATCGGCAGCGCGCAGAGCCGCGCGTTCGGCATCTACGGGACCACCAAGGGCTTCAAGCAACTCGCCCACGTGGCCGCGTGCGACGTCGACGCCCGGCACGTCAAGCGGGCCCAGGAAGAGTTCAAGAAGAACGGCCACGACGCGGAAGCGTACCACGACTTCCGCAAGCTGACCGACCGCAAGGACCTGGACGTGGTCGTCGTCGCCACCCCGGACCACTGGCACGCGCTCGTCGCCATCGAGGCCCTCCGCAAGGGCAAGGACGTCTACTGCGAGAAGCCGCTGACCCTCACGATCGAGGAATCGCTGGCCCTCCAGAAGGTCGTGAAGGAGACCGGCAAAGTTCTCCAGACCGGGAGCCAGCAGCGGAGCGAGATGCCGCAGTTCCGGCTCGCGGCCGACGTCATCCGGGCCGGCCGGATCGGCAAGGTCAAGAAGATCGAGTGCCGCATCGGCGGCAACCCGACCAGCGGCCCGATTAAGGCCGTCGAGCCGCCGAAAGAACTCGACTGGGAATTCTGGCTCGGCCCGACCGCCGAAGTCCCGTACCGGCTCGACGGCGGCAAGACGAACTGCCACTACGAGTTCCGCTGGTGGTACGAGTACAGCGGCGGGAAGATGACCGACTGGGGCGCCCACCACCTGGACATCGCCCAGTGGTGCCTGGGCATGGACGGCGACGGGCCGACCGGCGTGGAAGTGATCGAGGCGGCCGCCCCCTACGCCAAGGGCGACGGGTACAACTGCCACCCCACGTTCAAGGTGAAGTACACCTACGCGAGCGGCGCCGAGGTAATCGCGATGGACGGCCGCGGGACCAAGGTCAAGGAACTCTACCGGGCCGACGGCAAGCCGCTCACCAAGAAGGTCAAGAAGGACGGCAAGGTCGAGGAGGTCGAACTCGACGGGATCAACGGCGACGAGAACGGCGTGATGGTGTTCGGCGAGAAGGGGACGGTGTTTGTGAACCGCGGCATGGTCGTGGCGAGCGACGCCAAGATCCTGTCCGAGCCGCTCAAGGATGACCCGAAGCTCTACCCGAGCCGGCCGACCAACCACGTCGGCAACTTCCTGGAGTGCATCAAGACCCGCGAGGCGCCGATCTGCAGCGCGACCGTCGGCGGCGGGTCGGTGATCGTCTGCCACCTGGGCGTGATCGCCCTGCGGACCGGCAAGAAGTTCACCTGGGACCCGAAGGCCCACACCTTCACCGGCGACAACGCCGACCTGGGCAACAAGATGATCGCCCGCGAGATGCGGGCGCCGTGGAAGCTGGAAGTGTAA
- a CDS encoding CPBP family intramembrane glutamic endopeptidase has protein sequence MDDLSPEQSASTSSPYPTPGALARAKPVAPSFVSVPADASICEVAPVPPRRVVRPTVVAPPPLPRASRVDTDSSRTADRPERRPKSRPKIVPVTRLLLVLGCFAGMMAVSFGQLVQALVTDATEVSELPEAILREQIIRHTVLFEGLDTLIVVAGLVIAGRPPARSAVLHRGLTWASAGPALLLLLGVNIGYHLFLRNLFKPYSDGDGDVQVVDLGLAHQWWWAILLVCVQPAVVEELMFRHLLLGHLRPHLGLHGAVWISGVVFGMAHLGNIVGWPVLMLLGAAFGYARACSGSLALPIALHFLHNFAVLGIEAYTSK, from the coding sequence ATGGACGATCTGTCCCCCGAACAATCCGCCTCGACCTCCTCTCCCTACCCCACGCCGGGGGCACTGGCCCGCGCCAAGCCCGTGGCCCCGTCGTTCGTGTCCGTCCCGGCCGACGCCAGTATCTGTGAAGTCGCCCCCGTCCCACCGCGGCGCGTCGTCCGCCCGACGGTGGTCGCCCCGCCGCCACTCCCGCGGGCGAGTCGCGTCGACACCGATTCGTCGCGAACGGCCGACCGGCCCGAACGACGTCCGAAATCCCGCCCGAAGATCGTGCCGGTCACGCGGCTCTTGCTGGTGCTGGGGTGCTTCGCGGGCATGATGGCGGTGTCGTTCGGTCAACTGGTCCAGGCCCTCGTGACGGACGCCACGGAAGTGTCGGAGTTGCCAGAGGCGATCCTCCGCGAGCAGATCATCCGCCACACGGTCCTGTTCGAGGGCTTGGACACGCTGATCGTGGTCGCCGGGCTGGTCATCGCCGGCCGCCCGCCGGCCCGCTCGGCCGTCCTCCACCGCGGGTTGACGTGGGCATCGGCCGGACCCGCGCTCCTGCTGCTGCTCGGGGTGAACATCGGATACCACCTGTTCCTCCGCAACCTGTTCAAACCTTACTCGGACGGGGACGGGGACGTGCAGGTCGTGGATCTCGGCCTGGCCCACCAGTGGTGGTGGGCGATTTTGCTCGTCTGCGTCCAGCCGGCGGTCGTGGAAGAGCTGATGTTCCGCCACCTCCTGCTCGGGCACCTGCGGCCGCACCTCGGCCTGCACGGGGCGGTCTGGATCTCGGGCGTCGTCTTCGGCATGGCCCACCTGGGCAACATCGTGGGTTGGCCGGTGTTGATGCTGCTCGGGGCCGCGTTCGGGTACGCCCGGGCGTGCAGCGGCTCGCTGGCGTTGCCGATCGCCCTCCACTTCCTGCACAACTTCGCCGTCCTCGGCATCGAAGCGTACACTTCCAAGTGA
- a CDS encoding spherulation-specific family 4 protein — protein sequence MLRLTLFACVATGLAAAVAAAPPLDPRAARPELRLLLPMYVFPNPDPASAEYKAWQELIDARGAPVVVVLNPNSGPVVDRNPAVPAQKINRECYDKVLARAKANPDLSFVGYVTLSDNKSEPRNGQPEWITRDPKAIARDVDLWYSIYGKDNPRFRGIFFDLQPAFDPEQLSAANKAVEHVYRTHPTALVVRNAGRVPDSPDVLKPAADDVVCLWEKDAKADPFEAFALPAWAGKKAADSRPVYGPDRFLALIYHQPEAEVKYVRAVRDKGVGWLCVTDGSGDWNRLPSYWKDLVKAVAAVNAEGPPKAGK from the coding sequence GTGCTTCGCCTGACCCTGTTCGCGTGTGTGGCGACCGGCCTCGCGGCCGCGGTCGCGGCGGCCCCGCCCCTTGACCCGCGGGCGGCCCGGCCCGAACTCCGCCTGCTCCTGCCGATGTACGTCTTCCCGAACCCGGACCCGGCGTCGGCCGAGTACAAGGCGTGGCAGGAATTGATCGACGCCCGCGGGGCGCCGGTGGTCGTGGTCCTGAACCCGAACAGCGGCCCGGTCGTCGACCGCAACCCGGCCGTTCCCGCGCAGAAAATCAACCGCGAGTGTTACGACAAGGTCCTCGCCCGGGCGAAGGCGAACCCGGACCTGTCGTTCGTCGGGTACGTGACCCTGAGCGACAACAAGTCCGAGCCGCGGAACGGGCAGCCCGAGTGGATCACCCGCGACCCGAAGGCGATCGCCCGGGACGTCGACCTGTGGTACTCGATCTACGGGAAGGACAACCCCCGGTTCCGCGGCATTTTCTTCGACCTCCAACCGGCCTTCGACCCCGAGCAACTCTCCGCGGCGAACAAAGCTGTGGAACACGTCTACCGCACGCACCCGACGGCCCTCGTGGTCCGGAACGCGGGCCGGGTGCCCGACTCCCCGGACGTCTTGAAGCCGGCCGCGGACGACGTGGTGTGCCTGTGGGAGAAGGACGCGAAGGCCGACCCGTTCGAGGCGTTCGCCCTGCCGGCGTGGGCGGGGAAGAAGGCGGCGGACAGCCGTCCCGTGTACGGACCGGACCGGTTCCTGGCCCTGATCTACCACCAGCCCGAGGCCGAGGTGAAGTACGTGCGGGCCGTCCGCGACAAGGGCGTCGGCTGGCTGTGCGTGACCGACGGAAGTGGCGACTGGAACCGCCTGCCGTCGTACTGGAAGGATCTGGTCAAGGCGGTGGCCGCGGTCAACGCGGAAGGGCCGCCGAAGGCGGGGAAGTGA